One Pyrus communis chromosome 13, drPyrComm1.1, whole genome shotgun sequence genomic window carries:
- the LOC137712118 gene encoding uncharacterized protein: MARVWSVFTNFSDEIPLVLDPKSGKDVVLRIHHITLQDAQNNPDLIIGMLNILGHFARVLIDCGATYSVISHKFAQMTQPHLTPLGYDLEFAMPRRERCFVSCVYPGCPVLVEDVVMPADFIPLDIVDFDVILGTYWLHYNRANIDCYGKIVTFHRPGLPEVTFVGDRGGVSVEDVRVVKHFPDVFPDDLPGLSPN; the protein is encoded by the exons ATGGCAAG GGTTTGGTCGGTTTTCACGAATTTTTCCGacgagattccgttggttttagatCCTAAAAGTGGTAAGGATGTGGTGCTACGTATTCACCACATTACattgcaggatgctcagaataaTCCTGATTTGATCATAGGTATGTTGAATATTCTTGgtcattttgctagagtattaattgattgtggtgctacgtattctgttatttctcataAATTTGCTCAGATGACACAACCTCATCTTACACCTCttgggtatgatttagagtttgcaaTGCCTAGAAGGGAAAGATGTTTTGTTAGTTGTGTATATCCAGGATGTCCCGTGTTAGTAGAGGATGTTGTTATGCCAGCTGActttatcccgttagatattgttgattttgatgttattTTGGGCACATATTGGTTACATTACAATCGTGCCAATATAGATTGTTATGGGAAGATAGTCACGTTTCATCGTCCTGGGTTACCTGAGGTTACGTTTGTGGGCGATCGTGGTGGGGTGAG TGTGGAGGATGTACGAGTAGTCAAGCATTTTCCTGATGTATTCCCTgatgatttacctggattgTCGCCAAATTga
- the LOC137712969 gene encoding squamosa promoter-binding-like protein 9, which produces MGSSSMTESGSSSSSSPPNSSAESLNGLKFGQTIYFEDVGFGAQHKSSSGSAAGSSSAGATPPKKQRGGGNMGQLGQPPRCQVEGCQVDLSDAKAYYSRHKVCGLHSKTPTVIVAGLEQRFCQQCSRFHLLPEFDQGKRSCRRRLAGHNERRRKPQPGSILSTRFGRLSSSLYENSNRVGSFLMDFTAYPRVSGRDAWTTTRTSERAPVVQNANDAGKFLQQPWHSNSGITTSGFYMQGSAGGTNYPGPGIPPGECITVVADSSCALSLLSNQPWGSRNRVSGVGMNSLMNTQGIPVAQPTPHVATSNHFPTTLWGFKGNENGSSSHEMLPDLGLGQISQPLSSQYSGVLELSQQGRRQQHMELGHTRGYDSTSQQMNWSL; this is translated from the exons ATGGGCTCGAGTTCTATGACCGAGTCAGGgagctcctcctcctcttcgcCGCCCAACTCGTCAGCCGAGTCACTCAACGGCCTGAAATTCGGCCAAACAATCTACTTTGAGGATGTGGGTTTTGGAGCTCAGCACAAATCATCATCCGGGTCAGCTGCTGGGTCTTCCTCCGCCGGGGCTACGCCGCCCAAGAAGCAACGGGGCGGCGGGAATATGGGTCAGCTGGGTCAGCCGCCGCGGTGTCAGGTGGAAGGCTGCCAGGTAGATCTGAGCGATGCCAAAGCTTACTATTCCAGGCACAAAGTCTGTGGCTTGCACTCTAAAACCCCCACAGTCATTGTTGCTGGTCTTGAACAGAGGTTTTGCCAACAGTGTAGCAG GTTTCATTTGCTTCCTGAATTTGACCAAGGAAAACGTAGTTGTCGTAGACGTTTGGCTGGGCATAATGAGCGTCGTAGAAAGCCACAACCAGGATCCATATTGTCTACGCGTTTTGGCCGACTTTCTTCATCTCTCTACG AAAACAGCAACAGAGTTGGAAGCTTTCTGATGGACTTCACTGCATACCCAAGGGTTTCTGGGAGGGATGCATGGACAACAACAAGAACTTCTGAGCGAGCACCTGTTGTTCAAAATGCCAATGACGCAGGGAAGTTTCTCCAACAGCCGTGGCATAGCAACTCTGGGATTACTACATCCGGCTTTTACATGCAAGGTTCAGCAGGTGGGACTAATTATCCTGGTCCTGGAATTCCTCCGGGAGAATGCATCACAGTAGTCGCTGACTCAAGCTGTGCTCTCTCTCTTCTGTCAAATCAACCATGGGGCTCTCGAAACCGAGTATCAGGTGTCGGGATGAATTCCTTGATGAACACCCAAGGGATACCTGTGGCTCAACCAACCCCTCATGTTGCAACCTCCAATCACTTTCCGACCACTTTATGGGGTTTCAAAGGAAATGAAAATGGTAGCAGCTCACACGAGATGCTTCCGGATCTGGGTCTCGGTCAAATCTCGCAGCCGCTTAGCAGTCAGTACTCTGGTGTGCTGGAGCTGTCTCAACAGGGTAGGAGGCAGCAACACATGGAACTCGGACACACCAGGGGCTATGACTCCACCAGTCAGCAGATGAACTGGTCACTTTAA
- the LOC137712119 gene encoding F-box protein At5g49610-like → MQESDESIIVSGEVNQGKLSLIKCLHQDVLVEILSKLPAKSLISFSCVSKEWYALTKSSYFIARHLHRSAINPCVLLVSGISTERYKPKSLGVALLRDEETPLLSLDLPFLPNYASFNIVGSSNGLVCGIVRICNETQQEEDDDEDEDEDEEEGDEEEEEEEEGVEEDYVDSIVVWNPATKQFRYLPEPVLFSHRRCPQRIWDDKNDPLLGFDFVREINQYKVVRVFPTRNGDDGEVVTFQAQVFIQSTNSWREVENKLEFPSFKRCFTSWAITLNGVLYCLVLQTEYELAILSFNLHDEVFHVMHLPGELQDFKHLVPLLSWNNSVAILTTTSSLDDEYYDQVLWVMSSSTTTATTKPAWVRQLISRSKAFAAGRMFVGVWKDQHILLTRKQTHEEETNDVVPPENLFVYDPRSETQRKILNHGEMNLFGIGVNYVESLIPV, encoded by the coding sequence ATGCAGGAGAGTGATGAGTCGATTATCGTCAGCGGTGAGGTTAACCAAGGAAAACTGTCCTTGATCAAGTGTTTACACCAAGATGTCCTAGTAGAAATTCTCTCAAAACTACCTGCAAAGTCTTTGATTAGCTTTTCATGTGTCTCAAAAGAGTGGTATGCGCTTACCAAAAGCTCTTATTTCATTGCTAGACACCTTCATCGCTCTGCTATCAATCCTTGTGTTCTCCTTGTTTCAGGAATTAGCACTGAAAGATATAAGCCGAAATCACTTGGAGTCGCATTGCTTCGTGACGAAGAAACTCCGCTTTTGAGTTTGGATTTACCGTTTCTCCCGAACTATGCAAGCTTTAACATAGTGGGGTCCAGTAATGGTTTGGTTTGTGGTATTGTGCGAATTTGTAATGAGACACAGCAGGAGGAGGACGACGACGAGGACGAGGACGAGGATGAGGAGGAGGGggacgaggaggaggaggaggaggaggagggggtcGAGGAGGACTATGTTGATTCAATAGTAGTATGGAATCCAGCAACAAAACAATTTAGGTATCTTCCGGAACCTGTTCTTTTCTCTCACAGACGGTGTCCTCAACGTATATGGGATGATAAAAATGATCCTCTTCTAGGTTTTGATTTCGTACGAGAgataaatcaatacaaagtggtGAGAGTTTTCCCGACACGTAATGGTGATGATGGAGAAGTAGTTACTTTCCAAGCCCAAGTGTTCATCCAGAGTACAAATTCATGGAGAGAAGTCGAAAACAAATTGGAGTTTCCATCATTTAAAAGATGTTTCACTAGTTGGGCGATTACCTTGAATGGAGTCTTGTATTGTTTGGTACTGCAGACGGAGTACGAGCTCGCTATTCTTTCGTTCAACTTACACGATGAGGTTTTCCATGTGATGCATCTGCCAGGAGAATTGCAGGATTTCAAGCACCTGGTACCATTATTATCATGGAATAATTCAGTTGCAATTCTAACAACTACTTCTTCATTAGATGATGAATATTACGACCAAGTGCTCTGGGTGATGAGTAGTAGCACTACTACTGCGACGACGAAGCCAGCTTGGGTTCGACAATTGATAAGCAGATCCAAAGCATTTGCGGCAGGACGCATGTTTGTAGGTGTATGGAAGGATCAGCATATTTTACTCACAAGAAAACAAACACACGAAGAAGAAACAAATGATGTTGTGCCGCCGGAAAACTTGTTCGTGTATGACCCTAGAAGTGAGACGCAGAGAAAGATTCTCAACCATGGAGAAATGAACTTGTTTGGTATCGGAGTAAATTATGTGGAGAGCCTAATTCCTGTCTAG